The genomic DNA GGGGGCGAGCGGGGCGTCGGCGTGCTCGCTCGCGCCCGGCACACGGGCGGGGCGGACGATCGTGATCTCGACGTCGGGTGCCCCGGCCGGCCCGGGGATCAGGCGGTGCTCCCACTCGACCGGCAGGTCGCCGACCTGCTCGTCGATCGGCTGGATGATCGTCGCGAAGTGCTCGCGGTTGGCGAGGATCGTCTCGGCGCGCAGCGGGATCCGTTCGACGAGGTCGAGGAAGAACGCGAGCCCCGGCTCGAGCTCGGGGTCGTACGGCACCGGGCGCGGCGCGGCGACGCTCATGCGGCACCGCCCGCGGTCGCCGGCAGCCCGAGCACCCGGCGCAGCCACGAGGTGCGCGTCGCGAGCGCGGCCCTCGTGATCTCGGCGTCGGGCGCGTACATGTCGAACCCGTGGAACCCGCCCTGCCAGACGTGCAGTTCGGCCTGCCCGCCCGTCGCCCAGATGCGCGTGGCGTAGTCGACGTCCTCGTCGCGGAACATCTCGGCGGCGCCCACCTCGATGAACGCGGGCGGCAGCCCCGAGAGGTCGGTCGCGCGCGTCGGCGCGGCGTAGGCGGGCGCCTCGGTCGAGTAGGCGAGCTCCTCGCCGAGCACGCAGCGCCAGGCGAACAGGTTCGCTTCGCGCTGCCAGGTGCCGATGCCGTCGTACTGGCGGCTCGCGACGGTCGAGTTCGTGTTGTCGAGCATCGGGCACAGCAGCAGCTGCCCGGCGAGGGCGGGGCCGCCGCGGTCGCGGGCCATGAGGGCGACCGCGGCCGAGAACCCGCCGCCCGCGCTGCCGCCCATGACGACGAGGCGCGCCGGGTCGACGCCGAGCTCGGCGGCGTTGGCGGCGACCCACGCGACGGCCGCGTAGTTGTCTTCGACACCCGCCGGGTACGGGTGCTCGGGCGCGAGCCGGTACTCGACGTTGACGCCGACGATGCCGAGTTCGGCGACGAG from Agromyces larvae includes the following:
- a CDS encoding alpha/beta hydrolase; the protein is MTDTATRPAPVPFDPEIAPILDAMAAQPQPAMTEDTLPLMRGTGDAFPGADGERVARERGIEAEERSIPGPAGAPELELTVFRPAGHRPANGGAAVPAVVNIHGGGMVVGHRSWEHGRVADLVAELGIVGVNVEYRLAPEHPYPAGVEDNYAAVAWVAANAAELGVDPARLVVMGGSAGGGFSAAVALMARDRGGPALAGQLLLCPMLDNTNSTVASRQYDGIGTWQREANLFAWRCVLGEELAYSTEAPAYAAPTRATDLSGLPPAFIEVGAAEMFRDEDVDYATRIWATGGQAELHVWQGGFHGFDMYAPDAEITRAALATRTSWLRRVLGLPATAGGAA